ATATTCATAACACCCCCTATTGATTTAAATGTTGACCACAGAGCACTTTTTAACTTTGTAAATCTTGCACTCCTAAATATATATAGTGATTCTACTTTTCCTGAAATTTACTGTTATTTAGTTCATTTTAAAAACTGGCCTCAACCTATAAAGTATAATCCAGAAATAGAACTACTTCCTCCTGATTCTTTAAAAAATCTTTTTGAATGGTATATATTGGAAATAGGAAAAGAACAAACAGAAAAGAAATACACCTGTTTAAACTGTTTTAACTCTCAAATCATTCTAAAAAAATCATGGTTTTATTCATTTGTAAGAACAAATGAACTTTTTTACAGATTATTTTATGATGTCATTAAGAATAATACAGAAATAAAATTTGAAAGTGAAAAAGAAGAATTTGAAAATAACAAAAAACAGTCAATCCCATTTAGTATTGTTATGCAAAAAAACAAAGATGAAATTTTATTTATTCTTTTACACAGAAAAAAATTAGTAGAAAAAGTTGATTACATTTTTTATTTATATCCCTGGAAAAAAAATATAAATTTTGGTATAATGCCAAAAATAAAGTTAAAAGTAAGCACAGAAAGAGGTATTTTAATTGATAAAACCCTTTCAAAAAAATATAGAATTCAATTAAATAAAGAATTAGACGGATTGAATTTTAAAATAGATACAAAAGAACTTGGAAATCCTGATTATCTCTTTTTCTCATCGGAAATCTCCATAAATGATATGATTCATGATTTTATTCCGTGGAGGATTATAAAGATTGAAAAAGATTAATATTAAATTTTTAAAAAACGAGTGGCAAAAAGAATTAAAAGTTCTAAAAAAAAATCCATTAAAAGTATCTCTCTCCTTTACAACTGGCGTTTTTATTGGTTTTACACCTACAATTGGTTTTCAAACAATTTTAAGTTATTTGGTTTCAAGATTAATTGGTGGGAGTTTCATAATCATGTTTATTGGTTCTTCTATCCCAACCGGAATTCCATATCTTATCCCATTTACCTATTATGGATGCTATAAAGTTGGGCTATTAATCACTAAAACTCACCCGGTTTTTACTCTATCGGAATTCAAAGAAATAAAGAGTTTTTTATCGTGGATTATTA
The genomic region above belongs to bacterium and contains:
- a CDS encoding PIG-L family deacetylase, with the translated sequence MELLFRVKTSFMNTRKIIAFILSITFTILGNEFKKLAINENERVIVFAPHPDDEIIGCAGLISSVIEKNGEIWIVYLTNGDHNQITFKVYEKKPILTPSDYIKLGEKRRNESTNATSILKVNKNNLIFLGYPDFGTLKIWKEFWGNTKPFRSFLTRANSVPYQENYSFGKPYKGESIVSDIEKIVKEINPTKIFITPPIDLNVDHRALFNFVNLALLNIYSDSTFPEIYCYLVHFKNWPQPIKYNPEIELLPPDSLKNLFEWYILEIGKEQTEKKYTCLNCFNSQIILKKSWFYSFVRTNELFYRLFYDVIKNNTEIKFESEKEEFENNKKQSIPFSIVMQKNKDEILFILLHRKKLVEKVDYIFYLYPWKKNINFGIMPKIKLKVSTERGILIDKTLSKKYRIQLNKELDGLNFKIDTKELGNPDYLFFSSEISINDMIHDFIPWRIIKIEKD